The nucleotide window GTGGTAggaataacatttttaagtccttttttcagaaaaacacattatttatggaTTGATCATTAATACCACAGTCAAGTTTTCATGCAAgctttttatttggtttcaaaGACCGTTTCTACACGTCTATCTCATACAATCCTCTTCCTCCTGTTGGAAAGGACACACCTGTCTCGCTTTGGGATTACATATCATGAAGTTAAAATAATGAGTAAAGTCTTCAGCCAGAGGTTGAAAGGTTGGTGGTGGTGAGGACTCTCAGGTTTCTACCGTTACGCCTCGTTCTCCTTTTCGGCGTTCTTGGAACAGACAAAAGGGAGGGACTCGGAGCAGCGAGCCGCCGTCCACTTCAGCTCGTCTGCAAGCAGAAGACAGAAACAGAGAGGAGATGATGGTGAAAACATGATAGAATTCACTGCATCGAGACATTTATAcgatatattttctttactaAAGTAAAATCCTAAACCTGTATCATGTTGttcttaatttagttttaaggaaaagtgaaacaaaaacggTTGACTGTTTACCAATGAAACCTAAGAACCTGAATTGAGTTCCTTGAATCTCATAAGACGTCTGAGACATTCAGGTTTGACTTTGGAGTTTGTGCTGAAATAAATACGTCTGTTCAGTGGgattttaaatagaatttgtTGCTAgttctcattttgttcatttgttgatGTTACTTTTCCAAATACACAATGTTCTCACTAAACTATTACAACAGACACCACAGTCTAAGCTGCTGAGATGTTCAGATCTTTGCTGCCTCCAACTGGTCAATCATTCTTACTGcatccttaaaaaatatatttctgctTCAAAAAAGTGGCTTTAAAAATACCTTCAAGATTACAAACATTATTTGAGATTCTTTTACTTTAATCTGGTTTTGACTAGTTCAAGGATATAAACAAAATGAAGGTTTTTaggtgaaaatgtaatatttttatccACAACATATTCAAATTCATTTCTTGATTATTCATGTTTTACACAGAAATCTGCAGCTCagcgtgtgtgtatgtgtgtgtttgttggtgTGTTTACAGTGGTAGTTGATCTTCAAGCAGCGGTCAGACTCTCCATCTTTGCCGTCGTCGCTCCAGTTTTCATAGAGAAACTTTGAGCCGTCGGACCAGGTCCACAAACCCAACTgtgttcacacaaacacacaattacaTGAAACACACgttgaaaagaaacaaatattaacacaaacacacattgaaaaaaaatatatatatatattaacagaaacacacataaaaaaacaaataacacaaacacactattacatgaaacacacataaaaaaactaatattaacaaaaaaaaatttacataaaacaaacacacaaatgcacactgACACAAACAGTCAGGAACTACTTTATTACATTTATGAAGATAACCGTATGACTGAAACATTGATGTTTTCCTTTGATTGATTCCTATTGGACGACAGTTTCCTGTCACTCTTCATGTTACTGTTGGCCCAAAACAACTTCCTGGATTTAATTAGGAACATGGATGAGATTCATTACTGTCAGGAGGATTATGTCTCAGCGAGGATCAAATCTTTCAGTGCTGAACGACAGACATGTACCAAACATTATTGTCTGAATATTCATCCTGAGTTTGTAGAAAACTCATCAGAATCAAAAGGACGATTGTTTCCGACTCAGAAGACGCTCCACGTACATGCATGGTGTCCGTCCCTCCGATCCAGGCCTGGGGGAAGTGATGGGTGTCTCCTCGGGTCAGAGACTGCAGGAAGTGGTTCTCCTCGTAACTGTGGATCGACGCCAGGTTGGACCCGTCAAACTGACAGTAGGACTGGAAGAGGCGACTTGTTAGTTTCTCCTCGTCTTCTTTGGtggacaaacataaaagctGAGTCTCTAACCGTCCTCTAAACCTCACCTCTGCTTCGGCCCACGACTTTGAGCTGTCGACGAAGATGAAGCACTGCTCGCCGAAGCGGGTCCAGTCCTCAGGACAGCCCGAGTTCTCCTCTGCAAAACCGTCATCTTTAGTAAGAGTTGATGGTGGATCCAGATCCTCTCAGATCCACTCAGATCCATTCTGCCATTGATCACTTCAATCCACATCCATCAAAACATCTTCTCGTTTGTATCTTAAACCTTCATGTCCTCCTTAAAATCGATCATTGAACCTCTCATGAAGAAATGATCTTCCACTTTTTATGTTGCTGTAGATATGAGCTTCTAATAAAGGTAAATTATTTATCATCAAATGTATGTTTACCAGAGCTTGATGAATCAGAGTCTTTATCTTCTTTAGTCTCTTCTGTaagaacaaacaaaccaacaattgaaaagttaaaaacattttactttacagtgtaacaaaactgaaatgttgATGTTTACCAGAGCTTGATGAATCAGAGTCTTTATCTTCTTTAGTctcttctgcaaaaacaaaaaccatcaaTTGGTTGTATCTATccagtaaaaaacatttcacttctCATATTTACAGTGtaacaaaactgaaatgttgATGTTTACCAGAGCTTGAGTCTTTCTCTTCTTTGGTCTCCtctgcacaaacaaacaaacaaacagagttTGTAACAATACTTTGGGAGTATTAGATAAATACTTCATTGTTGAGAACAACAAGATTCTCTGTACATACAAACAGCAGAAGGATTTGTCTTTAGAATCTTTAGAATCTAGTTCGactctttgcagatgacactgtggtttttggttttcttaagccacaccccctcagctCTACTTTTCAGATTAAGTGACCGTGGAGATTcatagagaggaggaggagctcagGAGTATGTGATGATGTTTACCTGAGCTGGAAGAATCAGATCCATCCTTGTGCTTGTGGGATTCGTCTgtataaacaaacacacacaaattataattttttacaaataaagaaacaataaaacaatgaaatgttttaattacaaattaaaatattgtcatTGTTTACCAGAGCTTGATGAATCAGAGTCCTTCTCTTCTTTGGTCTCTTctgcacaaacaaaaccaaagttcATTGGATCTTCTCTAGTATATAAGAATATACAAGCTTCCACACTCTCAGTTTTTCTCTAAGTATAAAAGtgtcattaaaataatacattttatgtttgttttctaactaaaatgtcATTGTTGTTTACCAGAGCTTGATGAATCAGAGTCCTTCTCTTCCTTCGTCTCTTCTGCAAGAACAAACAACAGAACAGGTAAGatcttctttaaaataaaataaaatataaatcatatCTACTAAGTTTTCTCTCTTGTATTTATAGAGTTTGTGATGATGTTTACCTGAGCTGGAAGAATCAGATTCATCCTTTTCCTTCTTGGATTCGTCTGTATAAACAGacattatttataaatgaataaaatagaatcacaaaaacaataaaatgattttatttatacgtattaaaatgtcattgtttACCAGAGCTTGATGAATCAGAGTCCTTCTCTTCTTTGGTCTCTtctacacaaacaaacaatcaatATAACCTCAGAAGAAGAAGTTTGGAGACTTTTAGATCAACAGTTTCCAGGTGGTAGAGATCAAGTTCCTCAGTGTTTTGTTTGGAGATAATATGGGATTAAAGATTAAAGAACAGATTGTTACATCATCTACATTATTTGTTATTAAAGATTCATTTAGGTTCAGAGGTCACTGAAACTCAACATAAAAAACTCTTGTTTCTAATAACACCTGAAGAAATAGGATACGGTACATTCTATGTCGTTAGATCATATCTGTGGATGATGTGTTGTTGTTTACCTGAGCTTGATGAATCAGAGTCCTTCTCTTCTTTGGTCTCTtctgcacaaacaaacaaacaaaagtagtAAACATGGATGAAGCTTTCAGAGTATTAGATGGTAGAcatcaaacattttgtttacagGTTTATTTCTAACAGTTTCTACACTAATGTTGACTTTTACAGATTAATTTTGGTCTAGAGATTAACTGTCACAATAATCTgcagtaaatatatttaaaaaaaaggttatattCAAAAATGGAGATGAAAGTAACATTTTTCTAGTAGAATTATTCCGGTTAGATCTTTATaatacaaaaactttatttattaaactttggATTGTTCTCCTATATTTACAGAGTATCTGATGTTGTTCACCTGAGCTTGAAGAATCAGACTCATCCTTGTGCTTGTGGGACTCGTCTgtaacaaacatttcatttaaaacaccTCAAGTGTCACCAAACCATTGATAAAAATGTGCGTTTTGTTTACCAGAGCTGGAAGAATCGGAGTCCTTCTCTTCTTTGGTCTCTtctgcacaaacaaacaaagactgTAACCAGGAACGATGCTTTAGGAAGATTGGATGAACAAATAATCTGATATTTCCACAGTCAGAACATTAACTTGGTTCTGATCATTAACAGTGGATCAGACTGTGATCCTGACCGTCATCTTTAGTCTGGGTTTCTGTTTCTCTGTACATTCAAACTGAtaatggatttttcttttggatttcTAGAAtctattttcaactttttgcaGATGCCAACATGGTTTTTGGTACTTAGGTGAAAGAGTTTAAGTTCctcagagttttattttttacaagtgAAAACATTATCAGGATGAAGATTAAATAACAGATCACTAAAGATAACAGGAGATTTTTCTTATCCTCACCTAAACCAGTGAGCTTCTGGTTGGACGCAAATAAATATCATATattcaaatgtgacatttatttGCGTCCAACCAAAAGCTCACTGGTTTAGgtgaggataaaaaataaaataaaaaaaataaaaaactaactactattgcactgttttttttagaatatttaacatttagctgttatattagcattatgttagctcatttggctaatttggtatctacagTACTgtggaattttatgctaattatgCTTTTATCATTTAGctatttgactaatttggcatttactgaggtttttttaggcaacTTTGGTTCCtatctaacattttagctacatgctagcttttttcaGCCAATTTGACATCTGAAattttttgggttgtttggaaatgtagctaatttttttttttttacatgtttggtGTTTTGGCTATATTGGCAAttattgaggtttttaggcaaaacttgtttttacctaatatttgagcttttttgtttgtgtgactAGTTTTCCATCTACTGAAAATTTGGGGCCAACACACGAggattatcgtaggtaatgctatagtaTATCTAGTTGCacgttgttgttgtttaccaGAGCTTGATGAGTCAGAGTCCTTCTCTTCTTTGGTCTCTtctacacaaacaaacaaagtctgTAACCATTCAAGAAGCTTCGTGTGCATCAGAGAAAAGACTTCTCAAGTTTCTTGTTTACAGGTGAAAATTCAAAGGGGATTGAGATTTACCAACAGATTACCAGCATATACACACATTTAACTGTATACTGTCCCTTCATGTTTATCTGATGTTGTTTACCTGAGCTTGAAGAATCAGATTCCTCCTTATGCTTCTTGGACTTGtctgaaaaaaagttattttaatacattttaaggaCAAAAGAATCACCaaagcagaagttttttttatttattaaaatgttgttgttgtttaccaGAGCTTGATGATTTGGAGTCCTTCTCTTCTTTGGTCTCTTCtgcacaacaaacaaacaacaaactgaCGCTGTAACCATGAAAGATGCTTTGGGAGTGGATCAGACTCTAATCCAGATCAGACTTTAATCCAGATCAGACTTTAATCCAGATCAGACTGTAATCCAGATCAGACTTTAATCCAGATCAGACTTTAATCCAGATCAGACTTTAATCCAGATCAGACTTTAATCCCAGACAGATTTACTGTTTGTCACATGATTCTCTGTACGTTCAAACTGCAGAAGAATTTCTCTTCTGGATCTTTAGAATCTAGTTTCAACTGTTTCCAGATGACACTGTACTTTCTGGTTTACAGGTGATGGAGTTCAAGtttatcagatttttgtttACAGGTAAACATACTGTGGGGTTTGAGATGCACCAGTATTTGTTCCCTTTCTCACCTAAAGCAATGACCTTTGATTTGGGAGAAAATGTAAATACGAGgtaaaaaagtgtaattaaaacattaaactttgtttgttttttaaataaaaattgaattgttgttgtttaccaGAGCTTGATGAATCAGAGTCCTTCTCTTCTTTGGTCTCTTCTGCaagaacaaacaacaaaattcaTTGGatcttctttaaaataaaataaaatataaatcatatCCACTAAGTTTTCTCTCTTGTATTTATAGAGTTTGTGATGATGTTTACCTGAGCTGGAAGAATCGGATTCATCCTTTTCCTTCTTGGATTcgtctgtaaaaacaaacattattttttacaaatgaatAATAGTCactaaaacaatcttttttttttctttttacatatcAAATTGTTGCTTACCAGAGCTTGATGAATCAGAGTCCTTCTCTTCTTTGGTCTCTtctacacaaacaaacaaacaatataaCCTCAGAAGAAGAAGTTTGGAGAGTTTTAGATCAACGGTTTCCAGGTGGTAGAGATCAAGTTCATCAGCGTTTTGTTTGGAGATAATATGGGATTAAAGATTAAAGAACAGATTGTTACAGCTCAAATACTGAtacttctttttacatttttcattttatttagagattactggaactaaaataaaaaaatctccatgttTTACTGGTCGATATTTGTTCCTATCATCACCTTTTAGTAAATACTgcattgtatttaaaataaaagcagcataattcacaaaaacaaaagtataacAAGTTTTCCTCGTAGaatatttttagtttgatttgcATTAAATCAAGAAATGAACAACTGAGCTTGAGATTTAAGAGAAGTTGTTTACCTGAACTGGAAGAATCAGATCCATCCTTAGTCTTCTTGGATTcgtctacaaaaaaaataatttaattaaaaaaattaaaaaaatcttcaaaacagtCAAAGTAGAACtgtcgtttttttaatttcatcaaaataTGCATGTTGTTGTTTACCAGAGCTTGATGACTCAGAATTCTTCTCTTCTTTGGTCTCTtctgcacaaacaaacaaacaaacaaacaagtctgGGTTACTCTTTGTCACATGATTCTCTGTAAACGTAAACTCCAAAGAGAGGTGTCTTTCGGATCTTTAGAATGTATTTTCgactgtttgcagatgacactgagCTTTCTGGTAGACAAGTAACAGAGTTCACGTTCCTCAGTGTTTGTTTATAAGATAAAATCGGTTTAAGATCaaccaacacattttcacagcGTATTGatcaatgtttatttatatatttattttagtttggactgaatataaaaaagtaaaaaacttccATGTTTAGGTGTTAATATTTCTATAGCAATGAGCTAATTTAAATATCTTGTGAGTTAAAAATCTGTTATTCAAATTCTGCCAGATTTTAACATTATATTCTTATTATGGATTATATCATTATATTATTATTCTatcaattaaagtaaactattttctacACTAGAAAACTTTTGGATGGATTTGTGATGATGATTACCTAAACTTTGAGAATCAGATTCTTCACTATGATTCATGGATTTGTCTGCACAAACATGATTAttcatttttcagatttaaaggacttaaaaaagtgtcaacaaaactaacaaaacatttctgtctATTTATTAAGTTGTGTGGATTGTTGTTTACCTGAGCTTGATGAGTCAGAGTCCTTCTCTTCTTTGGTCTCTtctgcacaaacaaacaaacaaataaagtctGTAACCATGAAAGATGTTTTTGTAATGTTAAGACTTTTTTGGTGTCCTTATAGATGTTGGGTATACATCCAGCATGACATCAGCTTTGATCCATGAGGTTCAATCTGGGTTACTTTTATGTCTTTTGGATCCTAAAATCTGGTTGTTTGCAgatgaaagtgtgttttttacataaaaatagcaTCCAGAGGATTTTATTGACGTTATCTTAAAGAATCTTGAGGAATTTGACATATTATCCTCTAACATGGTCTTACTCTCAAAAACAGGGCTGCATTAGTAGAGTTGTTCAGCTGCCATGGTCATAATGTGAAAAAGGGACTTTATaatgttaaatgtttataaagttATGAAACATTTGTCTGTTAAGAGAACTATATGGCAAATTCTGGTCTACAAGAGCAATATTTTATCTGCCAGTTCTCCAGTTCTCTCTGGAGTACGTGATGCTGACAACCAGAACCAGGTGTTTTCCATCAACCGAGACACGGAATGGTCAGCCTTCTCTCtgatttatgagttttttctcTGTCAGCCAATTTTCCAGACAGACATGATTGAAACTAAACTTCTGCATTGGTAATATGTTGTGATTCCTGCTCCAGTTCCTCAGGATTCCAGCCTGTAGCCTCAGAGGACACAAGTGGACAAAGTGTTCCTTGGTCGTATCGTTACTGCTCACCAGAGCTTGACGAATCTACATTAAGACTGTCTTTGGTGTCTTTAGGACCAATCAGAATTCGTAGAGcttaaaatatgctttaaaaaaggtAGTCTTGAAGTTGAGTTGTGACTTCTAGACTTAGAATcttcttgaaaacattttaaaactcatCCAAGTTGATGGTGTTCTGATGCCGTGActcaactttaaaacaacatcCTCTAGATTAATAGaactttaaccaaaaaaatagttAGAAAATCTGACAATTAAACTAAGCTCACGACATTGTAAttcttatttgaaaaaaaaagaaactttattagGGTTCCACTTCTATTATCTTTCTAAGTTTTCTACGATTGCACCCATTGTCTCTACAGGAAGTGAATCTTTGACAGTATTTCcatgtaaaatgtgtttctcttttACCTGAGCTTGATGAATCGGATCCATCTTTGCTGCTGCTctcttctgcaaaaacaaaaaagtgttaaaaatgtctttagaaaTCTTAAAATTGTACAAAATGGCGTCAAACGATTCAAGTGAGCCGAGTCTGGCGCCTCTGAAACGGTGAACTGGACGGGTGGTTTCCTTTAGAGAAGAGAATCGGActatattttctgtttctatcTCCAGTGGGGTTTATGCATCTCCCAACATCCTGACAAAGACTAAAGAAGGAGACCAGGAGGTGGAGGTCTCTGAAACCTTATTGAAACTGCTGCCCAGCAGCAGGAAAAGCTGTGATATTCAACAGATATGGTAGGTTTCTAATTATCTTtcatatgtttttattgtgaagtcactaattttcaaaatctctccatttggaggcATAAATGCTCCAGacatttagtttaaattagcataaatggtaaatggtcaGAGtccgaccgccctaccgctacACCACAGCTATACTTGCAGTGAAACTGATCAATTTAAActcttattttagaaatgttgttgttcacctgaACTTGATGAATCCGAGTCTGAATCCTCTTCACTGGATGaacctgaaaacaaagaaacaatgaGTTGATTTCAAAACTGAACTGGTTTGGAAATCTTCTGTTCAATcccagatgtttttatttttgttttaaatttagttaatttatattttttattaagtgtAGGATTTTCGTTCTCTTCTGAAATGGGCATGGGACTGCTGTTCAcagtatgtctatgtttttatatatatatgtttttatttaataaataaattcaattcaatccCATCTAATTAAGAAATAGTAAATTAATGTAAAAGTGCTTTCAACACGTATTTTTCCAAACATAaattacatgtttaaatagtCAAATTATAATGCATATTTACAAAATTCTACCGGTTTCCTCAATAAAGGTTTAATTTTGACTTATAGgcaaaaataagtccagtttgattagcaattttttttacatatggaggaaacaataaaaatagaagTTTACAAAGCTGAGTcttgattaattaatttatggacatatttatagaaatataaattgaaattgaaataaaatctaCATATTATGCAGTAAAACAATATTTACCAGGTTAGTTTTCTTGGTTTCCTTTAGTGATGTTAGTATTAGAAATTCTTTTTATATAATACAGTTTGTGGtatttaacatctttatttatctctacaaagtttaaatatagaaatgtaaaaataggtGTGTCTCCTATCCAAACTAAATGACTTACTGGTGTTTTTGATCCATTGTCTAAATtaataatgtaattttaaaaggattttaagaaaaatgttcgTCTAAAGAGGAGACTTATCAGgagtttttacacttttacggttgtttttctcagatttttgctattttatcaAGAAGTGCATTTACTTATTTTCACTTGGACGTTTTTCCTGCTAAtttcttcacttcctgtttaaccctttagcatTGGAGGCATCACCGGTGACACTTGgagacaaaatctttaacatactgtaacttttcaattgttaacataaggagaaaagcggctcgttgagccgcttttctccttcaaaatctactggaattatcatgttaacggctgaaaagttgttataaatcaaagaacatgaaggGTTAAATACACATCTTGTTACTATATTCGTCCTTTTCCAAATACACTTCACTGATTTaagcaaaatgaacaaaaacaaacaaattatcttacaaaaacatgatttttgagGAGCAGATTCACGCACCACATTTAGGAGGCATGTGTCCCGGTG belongs to Oryzias melastigma strain HK-1 linkage group LG18, ASM292280v2, whole genome shotgun sequence and includes:
- the si:dkeyp-75b4.10 gene encoding suppressor protein SRP40 isoform X36 gives rise to the protein MKVIMKLLGVFSILAMTQAYPVNFTVQTAGPVPVNASLTVHAQIPVNSSGHIRGLCDFKKQNCSPRIGAQCPQCAADGNFLPEQCSSSTGYCWCVNVITGELIPNSTVPPGHMPPKCGSSSEEDSDSDSSSSEESSSKDGSDSSSSEETKEEKDSDSSSSEETKEEKNSESSSSDESKKTKDGSDSSSSEETKEEKDSDSSSSDESKKEKDESDSSSSEETKEEKDSDSSSSEETKEEKDSKSSSSDKSKKHKEESDSSSSEETKEEKDSDSSSSEETKEEKDSDSSSSDESHKHKDGSDSSSSEETKEEKDSSSEETKEDKDSDSSSSEETKEDKDSDSSSSEENSGCPEDWTRFGEQCFIFVDSSKSWAEAESYCQFDGSNLASIHSYEENHFLQSLTRGDTHHFPQAWIGGTDTMHLGLWTWSDGSKFLYENWSDDGKDGESDRCLKINYHYELKWTAARCSESLPFVCSKNAEKENEA
- the si:dkeyp-75b4.10 gene encoding dentin sialophosphoprotein isoform X29: MKVIMKLLGVFSILAMTQAYPVNFTVQTAGPVPVNASLTVHAQIPVNSSGHIRGLCDFKKQNCSPRIGAQCPQCAADGNFLPEQCSSSTGYCWCVNVITGELIPNSTVPPGHMPPKCGSSSEEDSDSDSSSSEESSSKDGSDSSSSEETKEEKDSDSSSSEETKEEKNSESSSSDESKKTKDGSDSSSSEETKEEKDSDSSSSDESKKEKDESDSSSSEETKEEKDSDSSSSEETKEEKDSKSSSSDKSKKHKEESDSSSSEETKEEKDSDSSSSEETKEEKDSDSSSSEETKEEKDSDSSSSDESHKHKDGSDSSSSEETKEEKDSSSEETKEDKDSDSSSSEETKEDKDSDSSSSEENSGCPEDWTRFGEQCFIFVDSSKSWAEAESYCQFDGSNLASIHSYEENHFLQSLTRGDTHHFPQAWIGGTDTMHLGLWTWSDGSKFLYENWSDDGKDGESDRCLKINYHYELKWTAARCSESLPFVCSKNAEKENEA
- the si:dkeyp-75b4.10 gene encoding suppressor protein SRP40 isoform X26; this translates as MKVIMKLLGVFSILAMTQAYPVNFTVQTAGPVPVNASLTVHAQIPVNSSGHIRGLCDFKKQNCSPRIGAQCPQCAADGNFLPEQCSSSTGYCWCVNVITGELIPNSTVPPGHMPPKCGSSSEEDSDSDSSSSEESSSKDGSDSSSSEETKEEKDSDSSSSEETKEEKNSESSSSDESKKTKDGSDSSSSEETKEEKDSDSSSSDESKKEKDESDSSSSEETKEEKDSDSSSSDESHKHKDESDSSSSEETKEEKDSDSSSSEETKEEKDSDSSSSDESKKEKDESDSSSSEETKEEKDSDSSSSEETKEEKDSDSSSSDESHKHKDGSDSSSSEETKEEKDSSSEETKEDKDSDSSSSEETKEDKDSDSSSSEENSGCPEDWTRFGEQCFIFVDSSKSWAEAESYCQFDGSNLASIHSYEENHFLQSLTRGDTHHFPQAWIGGTDTMHLGLWTWSDGSKFLYENWSDDGKDGESDRCLKINYHYELKWTAARCSESLPFVCSKNAEKENEA
- the si:dkeyp-75b4.10 gene encoding suppressor protein SRP40 isoform X21, translating into MKVIMKLLGVFSILAMTQAYPVNFTVQTAGPVPVNASLTVHAQIPVNSSGHIRGLCDFKKQNCSPRIGAQCPQCAADGNFLPEQCSSSTGYCWCVNVITGELIPNSTVPPGHMPPKCGSSSEEDSDSDSSSSEESSSKDGSDSSSSEETKEEKDSDSSSSEETKEEKNSESSSSDESKKTKDGSDSSSSEETKEEKDSDSSSSDESKKEKDESDSSSSEETKEEKDSDSSSSEETKEEKDSDSSSSDESHKHKDESDSSSSEETKEEKDSDSSSSEETKEEKDSDSSSSDESKKEKDESDSSSSEETKEEKDSDSSSSEETKEEKDSDSSSSDESHKHKDGSDSSSSEETKEEKDSSSEETKEDKDSDSSSSEETKEDKDSDSSSSEENSGCPEDWTRFGEQCFIFVDSSKSWAEAESYCQFDGSNLASIHSYEENHFLQSLTRGDTHHFPQAWIGGTDTMHLGLWTWSDGSKFLYENWSDDGKDGESDRCLKINYHYELKWTAARCSESLPFVCSKNAEKENEA
- the si:dkeyp-75b4.10 gene encoding suppressor protein SRP40 isoform X24 — encoded protein: MKVIMKLLGVFSILAMTQAYPVNFTVQTAGPVPVNASLTVHAQIPVNSSGHIRGLCDFKKQNCSPRIGAQCPQCAADGNFLPEQCSSSTGYCWCVNVITGELIPNSTVPPGHMPPKCGSSSEEDSDSDSSSSEESSSKDGSDSSSSEETKEEKDSDSSSSEETKEEKNSESSSSDESKKTKDGSDSSSSEETKEEKDSDSSSSDESKKEKDESDSSSSEETKEEKDSDSSSSEETKEEKDSKSSSSDKSKKHKEESDSSSSEETKEEKDSDSSSSDESKKEKDESDSSSSEETKEEKDSDSSSSEETKEEKDSDSSSSDESHKHKDGSDSSSSEETKEEKDSSSEETKEDKDSDSSSSEETKEDKDSDSSSSEENSGCPEDWTRFGEQCFIFVDSSKSWAEAESYCQFDGSNLASIHSYEENHFLQSLTRGDTHHFPQAWIGGTDTMHLGLWTWSDGSKFLYENWSDDGKDGESDRCLKINYHYELKWTAARCSESLPFVCSKNAEKENEA